The genomic window TTATATAATCAACCAAGTCACAGAACTGACAGAGTGGCTATTCCTAAAGTTGGGATTATTAGCTAGTCCCAATGTATTTTTCATTCAGATAGGGGCAGTAGCCTTGATTGTTATTAATAACTTTATCTACCTATTTGTAGTACATTTGGCCGCATCGTTGTTATTAGATCGACTAGGCAATCCCATCCCCCGTCCACCACATTGGGTGCAAGTTTTGATGGATTATTGAAGGTGACAGGGGACAGGGGACAGGTGACAGGGTACAGGGGAAAAGAAAGCAGGGGGAGCAGGGGAAGCAGGGGGAGAAAAATACAATGCCCACTCACAACTCAGCACTTACTACTCAGCACTCACCACTCACCACTCACCACTCACCACTCAACACTCAGCACCGGCTAAACGCCGCGCTACCGCTAACACCACTCACCACTCACAACTCAGCACTCAAATTGTATGATTCGCATCTATACCGAAAAAGAACAGGGTGAAGCATGGCTGAGGCAATATCGCGGTCATATTCCTCTGTTTGCTTGTGTTTTAGGTTTTACGGAAACTGGGTTGATTCCAGGAATTTCGGCAGCTGGTTGCACTCCAGAGGATCGGAAATATACTGCCTGTGCTGATGCTGAGTTTTTATATTACGGCGCAAAACACAAACCCCAATATGCTTTACCTCCACTGACGGCGGGAGCATCGCCTGTGCTGATTTCTCGCGCTGTGGTGGAGTCACTGAATATACCCGTTTATTTATTTAATGCTGGATTACCTCAAATCCCATCTATGCCAGTCATTGATTTGGGTGGTTGTCCAGCTAGATGTTTAAGTACAGGTACAGCAATAGAGTTAACAACTGTACATAACTTATTTAAGCAAGGAATGCTTTGGGGCGATCGCCTGGCGGATAAGACTCAAAAGGGATATCAGGGATATCTAATTTTAAGTGAATGTGTTGTTGGTGGGACTACAACAGCTTTAGCGATTTTAACGGGCTTGGGTATAAACGCAGTAGGCAAAGTTAATAGTAGTCACCCTATTTGTAACCACGAACAAAAGTGGCAAGTGGTGCAACAAGGGTTGGAGAGGATGAAAAGCAGAGGCGAATCTCAATCTCTACCTTATCTTGTACCGATTGATCCTCTAGAACTAGTTGCGGCGGTTGGTGATCCGATGCAGGTAGTAGTGGCTGGGATGGCGATCGCCGCTAGTCGTCGTTGTGGTGTAATGTTGGCTGGTGGGACGCAAATGCTAGCGGTTTATGCTCTCATTAGTGCGATCGCTCAGGCTTATAATTTATCTTGGCAACCAGCCGCAGTAGTTGTAGGTACAACCCGATGGGTAGCGGAAGATCCTACGGGTGATACAGTTAACCTCGCTCTGAGTTTAGGCAAAAATAGCAAATATCCTGATAGCCAATCTCCTCCCTTACTAGCTACCAGTTTGAGTTTTGCTAATTCTTCTTACCCCCAACTCCAAGCCTATGAACGGGGATTTGTTAAGGAAGGTGTAGGTGCTGGCGCAGCTTGTATAGCCGCCAATCTCACTCAAAATTGGCAGCAAGATCAACTTTTAGCTGCGATAGAAACCCAAATTGAACAAATAAATTCCTTTAGTGCATCCAGGTATAAACCCATACCGAATGCTGAGTCAACCCCCAACTCATAACCTGACTTTTCACGGGATGCTGGAAAACCCCTCTCTAAAATTATCCCCTACAACCGTAGAGACGTTTTATGCAACGTCTCTACATATTCCCCCTTCCTTACTAGGAAAGGTGGTTAGGGGGTTAGGTTTCGCGTTAGCTTT from Nostoc sp. UHCC 0870 includes these protein-coding regions:
- the cobT gene encoding nicotinate mononucleotide-dependent phosphoribosyltransferase CobT; translation: MIRIYTEKEQGEAWLRQYRGHIPLFACVLGFTETGLIPGISAAGCTPEDRKYTACADAEFLYYGAKHKPQYALPPLTAGASPVLISRAVVESLNIPVYLFNAGLPQIPSMPVIDLGGCPARCLSTGTAIELTTVHNLFKQGMLWGDRLADKTQKGYQGYLILSECVVGGTTTALAILTGLGINAVGKVNSSHPICNHEQKWQVVQQGLERMKSRGESQSLPYLVPIDPLELVAAVGDPMQVVVAGMAIAASRRCGVMLAGGTQMLAVYALISAIAQAYNLSWQPAAVVVGTTRWVAEDPTGDTVNLALSLGKNSKYPDSQSPPLLATSLSFANSSYPQLQAYERGFVKEGVGAGAACIAANLTQNWQQDQLLAAIETQIEQINSFSASRYKPIPNAESTPNS